CACGACGACAATGTTGTCGAGAATCAGATTGTGAGGACGTCCCTCGCAATACTGCGCCGGCTGATTCAAGTGTCACCGGAAGCGGAGGACGCGCTCATGGGCCTGAACCGGATGTGGAAACAGTTCAGAGAATTTGACGAACTCCGAGATCCGTTGGCGGCGCTGAACCGACTTTCGTGGACGCGGCACAACGAACATTACCGGCCCCTCCTGGACCTCTGTCGCGTGGTGCTCGAGAACGAAATGGCTGAGCTCGAGGCCGGGACCGTGCCAGTCACCGGATTCACCCTGAACATGCCGGACCTTTTCGAGCGGTTCGTCCGCAGCGCCTTGGAACACTTCTCGGGGTATTCGATGGCCACTCCCGACGGCCGTACTCTCACACTTGATCCGGTCGGTCGCATAGATCTTCATCCTGACTTGGCTACGCGGACGGAACGCGGCTGGATATTTGTCGGAGACGTGAAATACAAGCGGGACGGCGGCCGAGGCAAGAATGCTGACTTGTATCAACTACTCGCCTACGCAACTGCCGCCGAGCTCAGCGAGGCGACGCTCATCTACGCAGACGGTCCGCTGGACGCCACACAGCACCTCGTGAAGCACTCTGGTGTGACATTGCACGTACTCCGGTTGGACCTCCGAGAGCGGCCCAAACAAGTACTGTCACAGCTGGCCAATATCGCAAAGCTCGTTCAGGCAGAACCGGCTAGAGCAACGATCTCTTAACCGGATGTCCGCGCGCACCTCAGAGCAGGAA
This region of Arthrobacter roseus genomic DNA includes:
- a CDS encoding McrC family protein — its product is MLQLTEWRRSESLALTHSERRALEGHFDAHVESTGDPTLMSVTPGSIIGSLSVAGRTITVAPKIPIDRVLFMTAFTADPYRWQEETASLGHTDDLVLGLARLFIRSCDGVVARGLLRAYRQQHADLPYVRGRIEWQRQMRRVLPVPLALTFRVHDDNVVENQIVRTSLAILRRLIQVSPEAEDALMGLNRMWKQFREFDELRDPLAALNRLSWTRHNEHYRPLLDLCRVVLENEMAELEAGTVPVTGFTLNMPDLFERFVRSALEHFSGYSMATPDGRTLTLDPVGRIDLHPDLATRTERGWIFVGDVKYKRDGGRGKNADLYQLLAYATAAELSEATLIYADGPLDATQHLVKHSGVTLHVLRLDLRERPKQVLSQLANIAKLVQAEPARATIS